The Tripterygium wilfordii isolate XIE 37 chromosome 17, ASM1340144v1, whole genome shotgun sequence genome has a window encoding:
- the LOC119982201 gene encoding uncharacterized protein LOC119982201 isoform X1 — protein sequence MGRKSKAALAAEKVSAQKVLPKSTNTGLERVETEPGTTNPPLEKTEIQAEISPMAAKAISKKTPGKNIGPAIVRRSQRLISTPLPCRNEDIERVIEEITASESDKEDEDEQHMHQEKELKFKTTKSTFLFETSSYAEGKYRGLYIDSRKKIEALTEDNRQLALKLDIALDKLEGFKASTKENHDLALKLENSLGKVEVYEKVLEMAKEVLLVARATETAPNVCTEPINGALTEIRSSKRTRRNQESGKN from the exons ATGGGAAGGAAATCGAAGGCTGCACTGGCAGCGGAAAAGGTTTCGGCGCAGAAGGTTTTG CCTAAAAGCACTAATACAGGCTTGGAAAGAGTGGAAACTGAGCCTGGAACCACAAATCCTCCATTGGAAAAGACTGAAATACAAGCAGAAATATCACCGATGGCTGCCAAGGCAATCTCTAAGAAGACTCCAGGAAAAAATATTGGTCCTGCTATTGTTAGGCGGTCTCAACGTCTTATAAGTACGCCATTACCTTGTCGAAATGAGGACATTGAGCGAGTGATTGAAGAAATCACTGCTAGTGAAAGtgacaaagaagatgaagatgaacagCATATGCATCAGGAGAAGGAGTTGAAGTTCAAG ACAACTAAGAGCACATTTCTTTTTGAAACCTCCTCATATGCTGAAGGAAAATACAGAGGCTTGTACATTGACTCCCGAAAGAAG ATAGAAGCCTTGACAGAGGATAATCGTCAGCTTGCTCTAAAGTTGGATATTGCTCTTGACAAACTTGAAGGA TTCAAAGCCTCAACAAAGGAAAATCATGATCTTGCTTTGAAATTGGAAAATTCTCTTGGAAAAGTTGAAGTG TATGAAAAAGTGCTGGAGATGGCTAAAGAAGTGCTCCTTGTTGCCAGAGCCACTGAGACAGCACCCAATGTTTGTACTGAACCTATAAATGGTGCTCTTACTGAAATTCGTTCATCAAAGAGAACAAGACGTAATCAAGAGAGTGGAAAGAACTGA
- the LOC119982201 gene encoding uncharacterized protein LOC119982201 isoform X2 produces the protein MGRKSKAALAAEKVSAQKPKSTNTGLERVETEPGTTNPPLEKTEIQAEISPMAAKAISKKTPGKNIGPAIVRRSQRLISTPLPCRNEDIERVIEEITASESDKEDEDEQHMHQEKELKFKTTKSTFLFETSSYAEGKYRGLYIDSRKKIEALTEDNRQLALKLDIALDKLEGFKASTKENHDLALKLENSLGKVEVYEKVLEMAKEVLLVARATETAPNVCTEPINGALTEIRSSKRTRRNQESGKN, from the exons ATGGGAAGGAAATCGAAGGCTGCACTGGCAGCGGAAAAGGTTTCGGCGCAGAAG CCTAAAAGCACTAATACAGGCTTGGAAAGAGTGGAAACTGAGCCTGGAACCACAAATCCTCCATTGGAAAAGACTGAAATACAAGCAGAAATATCACCGATGGCTGCCAAGGCAATCTCTAAGAAGACTCCAGGAAAAAATATTGGTCCTGCTATTGTTAGGCGGTCTCAACGTCTTATAAGTACGCCATTACCTTGTCGAAATGAGGACATTGAGCGAGTGATTGAAGAAATCACTGCTAGTGAAAGtgacaaagaagatgaagatgaacagCATATGCATCAGGAGAAGGAGTTGAAGTTCAAG ACAACTAAGAGCACATTTCTTTTTGAAACCTCCTCATATGCTGAAGGAAAATACAGAGGCTTGTACATTGACTCCCGAAAGAAG ATAGAAGCCTTGACAGAGGATAATCGTCAGCTTGCTCTAAAGTTGGATATTGCTCTTGACAAACTTGAAGGA TTCAAAGCCTCAACAAAGGAAAATCATGATCTTGCTTTGAAATTGGAAAATTCTCTTGGAAAAGTTGAAGTG TATGAAAAAGTGCTGGAGATGGCTAAAGAAGTGCTCCTTGTTGCCAGAGCCACTGAGACAGCACCCAATGTTTGTACTGAACCTATAAATGGTGCTCTTACTGAAATTCGTTCATCAAAGAGAACAAGACGTAATCAAGAGAGTGGAAAGAACTGA
- the LOC119982199 gene encoding liprin-alpha-4, with the protein MAASVETPSPASLNKESASFMASSPLFSPGSDKRFWSNLRGRIDELLEDRHRKLPASEDRLNLDHSLTAKINEEKSERMRKMKEDSKLLLRGFDSVSQTLSQLSNNLDNALQGARDLAKPPTMTEIFHINLKSLESKQEGLPEREEIAEDEKTGRKRKLDDSSEDQADDSQKENEQNPRDKKLKKAKNIAISMATKAATLARELKSIKSDFCFMQERCALLEEENRRLRDGFVKGIRPEEDDLVRLQLEALLAEKSRLANENANLTRENQCLHQLVEYHQLTSEDLSASYENVIRGMCLDFSSPQQTVAEDADGDVDTEAAGTPRSNVFDFSTSLDNCFDNEK; encoded by the exons ATGGCAGCTTCAGTGGAGACACCATCCCCTGCAAGCCTCAACAAG GAGTCTGCCAGTTTTATGGCGTCCTCTCCTCTGTTCAGCCCTGGCTCCGATAAGCGCTTCTGGAGCAATCTTCGTGGCCGGATCGATGAGCTTCTTGAGGATCGTCACCGAAAACTACCCGCAAGCGAAGATCGGCTCAATCTTGACCACTCTTTAACTGCGAAAATC AACGAAGAGAAGTCGGAGCGgatgaggaagatgaaggaGGACTCAAAGCTTCTGCTTAGAGGATTTGACTCTGTATCTCAAACATTGTCTCAATTATCCAATAATCTCGACAATGCTCTCCAG GGAGCTAGGGATCTGGCTAAGCCACCGACAATGACCGAGATATTCCACATTAATCTCAAGAGCTTGGAGAGTAAACAAGAGGGTTTaccagagagagaagaaatcgcAGAAGACGAAAAGACAGGTAGAAAAAGGAAGCTTGATGATAGCTCAGAGGATCAAGCAGATGATTCACAGAAGGAAAATGAACAAAACCCAAGAGACAAGAAGCTGAAGAAAGCCAAAAAT ATTGCCATTTCCATGGCTACAAAAGCAGCTACACTGGCAAGAGAATTGAAGTCAATAAAGTCTGATTTTTGCTTTATGCAAGAGCGATGTGCTCTGCTAGAGGAAGAAAACCGAAGGCTTAGAGATGGATTTGTGAAAGGAATCAGACCTGAAGAAGATGATCTG GTGAGGCTTCAACTGGAGGCACTGCTGGCTGAGAAATCCAGATTGGCGAATGAGAACGCAAATCTGACCAGAGAAAACCAATGTCTTCACCAACTTGTAGAGTATCATCAACTTACATCTGAAGATCTCTCTGCTTCTTATGAGAATGTAATTCGCGGAATGTGCTTAGACTTCTCTTCGCCACAGCAAACAGTGGCAGAAGATGCAGATGGTGATGTTGATACTGAAGCTGCTGGAACACCCAGAAGCAATGTTTTTGACTTCTCTACTTCACTTGACAACTGCTTTGACAACGAGAAGTAG
- the LOC119983082 gene encoding RAN GTPase-activating protein 1-like isoform X1 produces MDSTTQIFQHRLSVKLWPPSQGTRLSLVERMTKNLTTPSFISRKYGLLSKVDAEEDAKKIEEVAYATANQNFVKEPDGDGSSAVQIYAKESSRLMLEVLKRGPRAKDGEVVVAEKATAAQGIVFDISGGPRAFIDAEEAEELLKPLREPGNSFTKICFSNRSFGLDAAHVAEPILSSIKDQLTEVDLSDFVAGRPEAEALEVMNIFSLVLEGCNLRYLNLSNNALGEKGVRAFAELLKSQNNLEELYLMNDGISEEAARAVCELIPSTKKLKILQFHNNMTGDEGAVAISEIVKHSPALEDFRCSSTRVGEDGGIALAEALRMCSHLKRLDLRDNMFGVEAGVSLSKSLCAFAELSAVYLSYLNLEDVGAEALANALKESAPSLEVLDMAGNDITAKGSSSLAACIAVKQFLTKLNLSENELKDEGAILIGKALEVGHWQLTDVDLSSNSLRRAGARYLAQSVVHKPGFKLLNINGNFISDEGIDEVKDMFKNCPSMLGSLDENDPDGEDLDNEAEEEGGFNEDELGSKLKDLDIKQED; encoded by the coding sequence ATGGATTCTACAACGCAAATTTTCCAACATCGCTTGTCGGTCAAATTGTGGCCCCCAAGTCAGGGTACCAGGCTGTCACTTGTGGAGAGGATGACAAAGAATCTTACCACCCCATCTTTTATCTCCAGAAAATATGGCCTGCTCAGCAAGGTAGACGCCGAGGAGGACGCCAAGAAAATTGAAGAGGTAGCCTATGCTACTGCGAACCAAAACTTTGTGAAAGAGCCAGATGGCGATGGAAGTTCTGCAGTGCAGATTTATGCCAAAGAATCTAGTAGACTCATGCTGGAGGTTCTTAAAAGAGGCCCTAGAGCAAAGGATGGAGAGGTGGTGGTTGCTGAGAAAGCTACTGCTGCTCAAGGAATTGTCTTCGATATATCTGGAGGTCCACGGGCATTTATTGATGCAGAGGAGGCAGAGGAGCTGTTAAAACCTTTACGAGAGCCTGGAAACTCATTTACTAAGATATGCTTCAGCAACAGGAGCTTTGGATTAGATGCAGCTCATGTGGCAGAGCCCATTTTGTCTTCTATCAAGGATCAGTTGACAGAAGTAGACTTGTCGGATTTTGTAGCTGGAAGGCCGGAGGCAGAAGCTCTCGAAGTCATGAACATATTTTCCTTGGTCCTGGAAGGTTGTAACTTGAGGTATCTGAACCTTTCAAACAATGCTTTGGGGGAAAAGGGTGTCAGGGCATTTGCAGAGCTCCTGAAGTCTCAGAATAATTTGGAGGAGCTGTATTTGATGAATGATGGTATTTCAGAGGAAGCTGCACGAGCGGTTTGTGAGCTAATTCCTTCCACGAAGAAGCTTAAGATCCTTCAGTTTCACAACAACATGACAGGAGATGAAGGCGCGGTTGCTATTTCTGAAATTGTCAAGCATTCTCCTGCATTGGAGGATTTCCGTTGTTCGTCCACAAGGGTAGGTGAAGATGGCGGCATTGCTCTTGCCGAGGCACTCAGGATGTGTAGCCACTTGAAAAGGCTTGATTTGCGTGACAATATGTTTGGTGTGGAAGCTGGTGTTTCTCTGAGCAAATCTCTATGTGCATTTGCAGAGCTTAGTGCGGTTTACCTCAGTTATCTGAACTTGGAAGATGTGGGGGCTGAGGCACTTGCCAATGCTCTTAAGGAGTCTGCTCCGTCACTAGAGGTTCTGGACATGGCTGGCAATGACATTACAGCCAAAGGTTCTTCGTCTTTAGCAGCCTGTATCGCGGTAAAACAATTCCTCACAAAATTAAACTTGTCTGAGAATGAACTGAAGGATGAAGGCGCGATTCTGATTGGCAAGGCATTAGAAGTGGGCCATTGGCAGTTAACCGATGTTGATTTAAGCTCGAATTCGCTCAGAAGGGCAGGAGCGAGGTACTTGGCACAGTCTGTTGTTCACAAACCTGGATTTAAGTTgctaaatatcaatggaaatTTCATATCTGATGAAGGAATAGATGAGGTGAAGGATATGTTTAAGAACTGCCCTAGTATGCTAGGATCCCTGGATGAGAATGACCCCGATGGAGAAGATCTCGACAACGAGGCTGAAGAGGAGGGTGGATTTAATGAGGATGAATTGGGATCAAAACTGAAGGACCTTGACATCAAGCAAGAAGATTAA
- the LOC119983082 gene encoding RAN GTPase-activating protein 1-like isoform X2, which yields MLEVLKRGPRAKDGEVVVAEKATAAQGIVFDISGGPRAFIDAEEAEELLKPLREPGNSFTKICFSNRSFGLDAAHVAEPILSSIKDQLTEVDLSDFVAGRPEAEALEVMNIFSLVLEGCNLRYLNLSNNALGEKGVRAFAELLKSQNNLEELYLMNDGISEEAARAVCELIPSTKKLKILQFHNNMTGDEGAVAISEIVKHSPALEDFRCSSTRVGEDGGIALAEALRMCSHLKRLDLRDNMFGVEAGVSLSKSLCAFAELSAVYLSYLNLEDVGAEALANALKESAPSLEVLDMAGNDITAKGSSSLAACIAVKQFLTKLNLSENELKDEGAILIGKALEVGHWQLTDVDLSSNSLRRAGARYLAQSVVHKPGFKLLNINGNFISDEGIDEVKDMFKNCPSMLGSLDENDPDGEDLDNEAEEEGGFNEDELGSKLKDLDIKQED from the coding sequence ATGCTGGAGGTTCTTAAAAGAGGCCCTAGAGCAAAGGATGGAGAGGTGGTGGTTGCTGAGAAAGCTACTGCTGCTCAAGGAATTGTCTTCGATATATCTGGAGGTCCACGGGCATTTATTGATGCAGAGGAGGCAGAGGAGCTGTTAAAACCTTTACGAGAGCCTGGAAACTCATTTACTAAGATATGCTTCAGCAACAGGAGCTTTGGATTAGATGCAGCTCATGTGGCAGAGCCCATTTTGTCTTCTATCAAGGATCAGTTGACAGAAGTAGACTTGTCGGATTTTGTAGCTGGAAGGCCGGAGGCAGAAGCTCTCGAAGTCATGAACATATTTTCCTTGGTCCTGGAAGGTTGTAACTTGAGGTATCTGAACCTTTCAAACAATGCTTTGGGGGAAAAGGGTGTCAGGGCATTTGCAGAGCTCCTGAAGTCTCAGAATAATTTGGAGGAGCTGTATTTGATGAATGATGGTATTTCAGAGGAAGCTGCACGAGCGGTTTGTGAGCTAATTCCTTCCACGAAGAAGCTTAAGATCCTTCAGTTTCACAACAACATGACAGGAGATGAAGGCGCGGTTGCTATTTCTGAAATTGTCAAGCATTCTCCTGCATTGGAGGATTTCCGTTGTTCGTCCACAAGGGTAGGTGAAGATGGCGGCATTGCTCTTGCCGAGGCACTCAGGATGTGTAGCCACTTGAAAAGGCTTGATTTGCGTGACAATATGTTTGGTGTGGAAGCTGGTGTTTCTCTGAGCAAATCTCTATGTGCATTTGCAGAGCTTAGTGCGGTTTACCTCAGTTATCTGAACTTGGAAGATGTGGGGGCTGAGGCACTTGCCAATGCTCTTAAGGAGTCTGCTCCGTCACTAGAGGTTCTGGACATGGCTGGCAATGACATTACAGCCAAAGGTTCTTCGTCTTTAGCAGCCTGTATCGCGGTAAAACAATTCCTCACAAAATTAAACTTGTCTGAGAATGAACTGAAGGATGAAGGCGCGATTCTGATTGGCAAGGCATTAGAAGTGGGCCATTGGCAGTTAACCGATGTTGATTTAAGCTCGAATTCGCTCAGAAGGGCAGGAGCGAGGTACTTGGCACAGTCTGTTGTTCACAAACCTGGATTTAAGTTgctaaatatcaatggaaatTTCATATCTGATGAAGGAATAGATGAGGTGAAGGATATGTTTAAGAACTGCCCTAGTATGCTAGGATCCCTGGATGAGAATGACCCCGATGGAGAAGATCTCGACAACGAGGCTGAAGAGGAGGGTGGATTTAATGAGGATGAATTGGGATCAAAACTGAAGGACCTTGACATCAAGCAAGAAGATTAA
- the LOC119983150 gene encoding cyclin-U3-1-like, whose amino-acid sequence MGTKEIAIESLDADIYVTLGLEGSSNAVPGSLRILSLLSSLLERTVHKNEMLLETTSVKDVVTIFHGLRAPNISIRQYVDRIFKYSGCSPSCFVVAHIYVDRFLQQTDVRLTSLNVHRLLITSLMVAAKFIDDAFFNNAYYAKVGGVSTRELNRLEVKLLFTLDFRLLVSVDTFRTYCYQMEKEGAEWHQIERPMQACRIKDNWSKKDDSTTCASTVAR is encoded by the exons ATGGGAACTAAAGAAATAGCTATTGAGAGCTTGGACGCTGATATTTACGTCACTTTGGGCCTTGAAGGATCAAGCAATGCTGTTCCGGGGAGCCTTCGGATTTTATCCCTTCTTTCTTCGCTTCTTGAGAGAACTGTTCATAAAAATGAGATGTTACTTGAGACAACATCAGTTAAGGATGTTGTTACCATATTTCATGGTCTAAGAGCACCTAATATAAGCATCCGGCAGTATGTTGATCGTATCTTCAAATATTCTGGCTGCAGTCCCTCCTGCTTTGTTGTGGCACACATTTATGTTGATAGATTTCTTCAACAAACTGACGTTCGGCTGACTTCCCTTAATGTTCACCGGCTTCTTATAACTAGTCTTATGGTGGCAGCAAAATTTATCGATGATGC ATTCTTTAACAACGCATACTATGCAAAAGTTGGAGGAGTAAGCACACGAGAGTTGAACAGGTTGGAGGTTAAGCTTTTGTTTACGCTAGATTTCAGACTTCTAGTAAGTGTCGATACGTTCAGAACGTACTGTTATCAGATGGAAAAAGAAGGTGCAGAATGGCATCAGATTGAAAGGCCAATGCAAGCATGTAGAATCAAAGATAATTGGTCGAAGAAAGATGATTCTACCACTTGTGCTTCCACAGTTGCTAGATGA
- the LOC119983149 gene encoding ARM REPEAT PROTEIN INTERACTING WITH ABF2-like: MANQKNRATTAKRSLKRMLEREFEEYEDDRKVSKIESCDSPSGLMCEIRSQVEILNSTNSLAKPDCVASRKAANFLSQIAKTEDTVSLIVDCGAVPALTKHLQVLSSPKEGDDTPKLYKHAVEEECAAVLGLLAFKPEHQQLIVDAGALTHLVDLLNRHKIGCSYQAHSGVICRAADTITNLAYENSSIKSLVRIEGGIPALVELLEFGDDEVQRAAAGTLRTLAYRNDENKKKIIECNALPALVLMLQSDDASIHSEAVGVIGNLVHSSPDIKNEVLHAGALQPVIRLLSSSCSVSQKEAALLLGQFAAADSDCKVHIAQRGAVQPLIEMLHSQDLQVKEMSAFALGRLAQDSHNQAGIAQNGGIVPLLELLDSENESLQHNAAFALFGLADNEDNVADFIKFGGIQKLQRGEFIAQRTRICIAKTCERLEEKIHGRVLSHLLYLMRVADKAVKKLVALALAHFCRPDDRKNIFLDNNGLELLLELLESRLPKQKKDVSVALHKLAVKATSVTKEDATPLSSNPRVYLGEQYVNNPTLSDVTFVVEGRRFYAHRICLIASSEAFRAMFDGGYRERDVEDVEIPNIRWDVFELMMRFIYTGSVDINIDIAQDLLRAADQYLLDSLKSICEYAIAQDISVDNVSLTYEFSEAFNAMSLRRACILFILEHYDKLSMKPWYSRLIRRIIPEMRSFFAKEFTKPIQSSQS; the protein is encoded by the exons ATGGCTAACCAGAAGAATCGAGCAACCACTGCAAAACGGAGCCTGAAACGAATGTTGGAGCGAGAATTTGAGGAATATGAAGACGATCGCAAGGTTTCTAAGATCGAGTCCTGCGACAGTCCGTCAGGTTTGATGTGCGAGATCAGATCTCAAGTCGAAATTCTTAACTCTACCAATTCTCTAGCTAAACCAGATTGCGTTGCTTCCAGGAAAGCCGCCAACTTCCTCTCCCAGATCGCCAAAACCG agGACACTGTGAGTCTGATTGTGGATTGTGGAGCTGTGCCAGCACTAACAAAGCATCTTCAAGTACTGTCTTCGCCAAAAGAAGGGGATGATACTCCCAAACTGTACAAGCATGCAGTAGAGGAAGAATGTGCTGCTGTTCTTGGATTACTAGCTTTCAAG CCAGAGCATCAACAGCTGATAGTCGATGCTGGAGCTCTAACTCATCTCGTGGACTTATTaaataggcataaaattggTTGTAGTTATCAGGCACACAGTGGTGTAATCTGCAGAGCAGCCGACACAATTACTAATCTTGCATATGAGAATAGCAGCATTAAATCCCTTGTCAG GATTGAAGGTGGTATCCCAGCTCTGGTTGAATTGCTCGAGTTTGGTGATGATGAGGTACAGCGAGCAGCTGCGGGGACCTTGCGAACCCTTGCTTACAGAAATGATGAGAATAAGAAAAAG ATTATTGAATGCAATGCTCTTCCTGCACTTGTATTAATGCTTCAATCTGATGATGCTTCCATACATTCTGAAGCG GTCGGTGTGATCGGAAATCTGGTTCACTCATCTCCGGACATAAAGAACGAAGTTCTTCATGCTGGAGCCTTACAGCCTGTTATCAGATTACTCAG TTCCTCCTGTTCAGTGAGCCAAAAAGAGGCAGCTTTGTTACTGGGTCAGTTTGCTGCAGCCGATTCTGATTGCAAG GTGCATATTGCTCAGCGAGGTGCTGTCCAGCCACTGATTGAGATGCTTCATTCCCAAGATCTGCAGGTTAAGGAAATGTCTGCTTTTGCACTTGGGAGGTTGGCACAG GATTCACATAATCAAGCTGGAATCGCTCAAAATGGTGGTATAGTGCCTCTACTTGAGCTTCTTGATTCAGAAAATGAATCTCTTCAGCATAATGCTGCTTTTGCACTCTTTGGTCTTGCAGATAATGAG GACAATGTTGCAGATTTTATCAAGTTTGGAGGTATTCAGAAACTCCAAAGAGGAGAATTCATTGCTCAA CGAACAAGAATTTGTATAGCCAAAACATGCGAAAGATTGGAGGAGAAGATTCATGGACGA GTGTTGAGCCATCTATTATATTTGATGAGGGTTGCAGATAAAGCTGTTAAAAAATTGGTTGCTTTGGCTCTTGCTCATTTTTGTCGTCCAGATGATCGGAAAAACATTTTTCTTGATAATAACG GGCTAGAGTTGCTGTTGGAGCTTCTTGAGTCCAGGCTACCAAAGCAGAAAAAAGATGTTTCGGTGGCATTGCATAAGTTGGCTGTCAAAGCAACTTCAGTCACTAAGGAGGATGCAACTCCTCTATCATCGAATCCACGT GTATACTTGGGCGAACAATATGTGAACAATCCTACATTATCTGATGTTACATTCGTAGTTGAAG GTAGAAGATTTTATGCCCACAGAATTTGTCTGATTGCTTCATCAGAGgcttttcgtgcaatgtttgatggTGGCTACAGA GAGAGAGATGTCGAGGACGTGGAGATTCCAAATATTAGATGGGATGTTTTTGAGTTGATGATGAG ATTCATTTACACAGGATCAGTAGATATCAACATAGATATTGCTCAGGATCTCCTCAGAGCGGCGGACCAGTATCTACTTGACAGCCTCAAGAGTATTTGTGAATATGCCATTGCACAG GACATTTCAGTGGATAATGTTTCTCTTACGTACGAATTTTCAGAGGCCTTTAATGCTATGTCTTTAAGACGTGCTTGTATACTTTTTATACTGGAGCATTATGACAAATTAAGCATGAAGCCATG GTATTCTCGTTTGATTCGTCGCATCATCCCGGAGATGCGCAGTTTCTTTGCAAAAGAATTCACAAAGCCTATCCAATCCTCGCAAAGTTGA
- the LOC119982163 gene encoding probable inactive patatin-like protein 9, with protein MDLSKVTLEIFSKLEQKWLSHCENTNKTRVLSIDGGGTTGIVAGASLIHLEEQIRLKTGDPQARIADFFDIIAGTGIGALLAAMLAADDGTGRPLFTAAEAVAYIGNKNSDLFKAKFPGLLRRRGKFSGKSMDKALKEAFKREDGELLTLKETCKPLLVPCFDLKSSAPFVFSRADASESPSYNFELWKVCRATLATPSLFKPFSLTSIDGKTSCTAVDGGLVMNNPTAAAVTHVLHNKRDFPSVNGVEDLLVLSIGNGPSNTSCGRKLRNTNQCSTSSVVEIVLDGVSETVDQMMGNAFCWNRTDYVRIQANGLMSEGVVGPRMEAEEVLKERGVESLPFGGKRLLTETNDERIGSFVQRLVDSGRNTSLPPSPCKFTAVSPLENR; from the exons ATGGACCTGAGTAAGGTAACGCTTGAGATCTTCTCAAAACTGGAGCAGAAATGGCTCTCGCACTGTGAGAATACAAACAAGACTCGAGTACTCAGTATTGATGGAGGTGGAACCACCGGCATTGTAGCAGGAGCATCCCTTATCCATCTGGAGGAACAGATCCGACTCAAGACAGGCGATCCACAAGCAAGAATAGCTGATTTTTTTGACATCATAGCCGGAACTGGTATTGGCGCTCTTCTCGCTGCTATGCTCGCTGCCGATGATGGCACAGGCCGTCCTCTTTTTACTGCAGCAGAGGCTGTTGCATATATCGGGAACAAGAACTCTGACTTGTTCAAGGCCAAATTCCCCGGACTTCTCCGTCGGCGAGGGAAATTCTCCGGTAAGAGCATGGACAAGGCGCTGAAAGAAGCATTCAAGAGAGAAGACGGGGAGTTATTGACCTTAAAAGAAACGTGTAAGCCTCTTCTCGTTCCGTGCTTTGACCTGAAGAGCTCGGCTCCATTCGTTTTCTCACGAGCCGACGCGTCCGAGTCGCCGAGTTACAACTTCGAACTCTGGAAGGTGTGCCGAGCCACATTAGCGACACCTAGCCTCTTCAAGCCATTTTCCTTGACCTCAATTGACGGAAAGACCTCGTGCACAGCCGTGGACGGCGGTCTCGTGATGAACAATCCGACGGCGGCTGCCGTCACACACGTGCTTCACAACAAGCGCGATTTCCCGTCGGTTAATGGCGTTGAGGACCTCCTGGTTCTGTCCATAGGTAACGGACCATCAAATACATCGTGTGGAAGAAAGCTTCGAAACACCAACCAGTGCTCGACGTCGTCCGTCGTTGAGATTGTGCTTGACGGTGTATCGGAGACGGTCGACCAGATGATGGGTAACGCATTTTGCTGGAATAGAACGGATTACGTCAGAATCCAG GCAAACGGTTTGATGAGTGAGGGAGTGGTGGGCCCGAGAATGGAGGCGGAGGAGGTGTTAAAGGAGAGAGGGGTGGAGTCGTTACCGTTTGGCGGGAAGCGGTTACTAACGGAAACTAACGACGAGAGAATCGGAAGTTTCGTGCAACGCCTTGTTGATTCAGGGAGGAACACGAGTCTGCCACCTAGTCCCTGCAAGTTCACCGCCGTTAGCCCACTGGAAAACCGTTAG
- the LOC119982057 gene encoding fatty-acid-binding protein 1, producing MFSLRFPFSFSQPRKHLDLHTRATSSRRFSATAFSVAIAAGAAAVSGGIAASLSADKPKGPFLQDVLASLLSKHSSPLWGSLSLADDSSPVVESKTGASFPPVISDSRRLLGVGLRRKSVLGLKNIDVYAFGVYADHNDVKNLLGEKYGKLSISELKENKEFNMDLMENDICMTVRLQIVYGRLSIRSVRSAFEESVGNRLQKFGGSDNKELLQRFTSLFTDEYKIPRGSVIELSKERGHVLRTTINGKDVGSIQSKLLCHSILDLYIGEEPFDEKAKAVIEQKLASFLHS from the exons ATGTTTTCGCTACGCTTTCCATTCTCGTTTTCTCAGCCAAGAAAGCACCTCGATCTGCATACACGTGCCACCTCCTCCCGCCGATTCTCCGCCACCGCTTTCTCTGTGGCAATCGCTGCCGGAGCAGCCGCAGTTTCCGGAGGCATAGCTGCCTCGCTGAGTGCCGACAAACCAAAAGGCCCATTTCTTCAAGATGTACTGGCTTCCCTGTTATCCAAACACTCCTCTCCACTTTGGGGATCACTCTCTCTGGCTGATGATTCGTCTCCCGTCGTGGAATCCAAGACAGGCGCTTCGTTTCCTCCGGTGATTTCCGATTCTCGGCGGCTTCTTGGAGTTGGATTGAGGAGAAAGAGCGTGTTGGGATTGAAGAACATTGATGTCTACGCTTTTG GTGTTTATGCGGATCACAATGACGTTAAGAACCTGCTTGGTGAGAAATATGGGAAACTTTCAATTTCTGAGCTTAAGGAAAACAAGGAGTTCAATATGGATCTCATGGAAAATGACATTTGCATGACAGTAAGGCTTCAAATAGTCTATGGTAGGTTAAGCATTCGCAGTGTGCGTAGTGCTTTTGAAGAGTCTGTTGGAAACAGGCTACAAAAGTTTGGGGGATCCGATAATAAGGAATTGCTTCAGAG ATTCACTTCCTTGTTTACGGATGAATATAAAATACCGCGAGGCTCTGTGATAGAACTCTCAAAGGAGCGAGGCCATGTACTTCGCACAACAA TTAATGGAAAGGATGTGGGAAGCATACAGAGCAAACTCCTCTGTCACTCTATTCTGGATTTATATATTGGTGAGGAGCCATTTGATGAAAAGGCCAAAGCAGTCATTGAGCAGAAACTTGCGTCTTTTCTTCACTCTTAG